The Manihot esculenta cultivar AM560-2 chromosome 1, M.esculenta_v8, whole genome shotgun sequence genome has a window encoding:
- the LOC110611880 gene encoding protein HUA2-LIKE 2 isoform X1, protein MAPSRRKGAGKAAAASAAACRQWKVGDLVLAKVKGFPAWPATVSEPEKWGYPADWKKVLVYFFGTQQIAFCHPADVEAFTEEKKQSLLIKRQGKGADFVRAVQEIIDSYERSNKPDQVDDLNSGEVALANGGNSVESSAHIELKDQTETSEATVTVRNDPSLASGVAPDVAKVGSLHDKEASLEQPADNMMVTAKPVIATYISRKRSGGLRSRKRGTQKKDLSVERSTSLSRLESSRFQSFTIPSNNGNQSAGDASTEVVLNRSLRRNKRVKKSPASECDDVESSAVISNGSTEDNVSEIATVDSDSPSLNEGSTIDSACKPEHSQTVFDCLEEDVELSKGFDFQIKAVIIKKKRKPNRKRVINEAAEPPARLETGADLDAGVHNSSQNLQLACENLSERHTKEDGDEHLPLVKRARVRMGKLSSLEDHSSLSLEEEKTCTQVAVSLTEAHNGICEIEERTSNEVLVTMLEEISPPANFNDDCSAHKDSLLEKGALYNLSPQKSCAQIPDSRPQLSIAKEHQTFGCSADGESALPPSKRLHRALEAMSANAAEQGQACTKTSTMKTLINESSTSLVRSSSLVFNERKESNCSGELSVASPGCRASAFCSSSNRVLEESIKQPVEANLCNRLIESSESQEHYEDVLPESLDHDLGKDLGRSCFGGDTVSTISQQSTKDFTPNLDRRCGSLRSNQGSLDQLLILKDEVKSENIELRDVVAQNLNKDVDVLENSLTSPSIILQADEAAKGMSQNSSDVLWYSAEDIGCGNTESLRSLIHDKDQFNGMGEEAKGVKFEQRQKHTSYASVSDDHLGERHVLVAQSSPVPADGNGTESSAQTSPTTTSICHVSTSESANFIQNSQCSSPNHLHQKTTVCTSIDEKIESVMAQRPKSVGKWSNYAEAHASLSSFEGIIRSLTRTKESIGRATRIAIDCAKFGVSAKVVEILARALESESSLHRRVDLFFLVDSITQCSRGLKGDVGGIYPSAIQAVLPRLLSAAAPPGSLAQENRRQCMKVLRLWLERRILPESVICHHMRELDSLGGSSSAGAYSRRSARTERALDDPVRDMEGMLVDEYGSNSSFQLPGFCMPRMLKEEDDGSDSDGESFEAVTPEHNSETPEELEIMPAVEKHTHILEDVDGELEMEDVAPSCEVEAGSTGGIAGVNSVRNLHDQLEEHFPLPFAPPLPQDVPPTSPPLPTSPPPPPPPPPAIPPSCGNPDSYINGMDSKLSENSHDMQDNLRECVCQQPAAPRINPSMSNGVNYHATECRDQLQMQQCESMNSFSSYPVHPVHSDGPNFHHKAYPPRPPYPPPSNHFSYVQAGQHGKSRRQTPPPYHQRFHSSHNADGGNFYNTLERMRPVPYEFNESWRYPAPPFPGPRHLDKGRPSYPPDSYGGPPREPNSIPHQGWSFPPRGMHHRSFMPFRPSGSASPVSSRASSVWRPR, encoded by the exons AGCTTTCTGCCACCCTGCTGATGTAGAAGCATTTACTGAAGAGAAAAAACAGTCTCTTTTGATCAAACGTCAAGGAAAGGGTGCAGATTTTGTTCGGGCTGTGCAGGAGATCATAGACAGTTATGAAAGGTCAAACAAACCAGACCAAGTTGATGATCTCAATTCTGGTGAAGTTGCTCTGGCAAATGGCGGGAATTCAGTGGAGTCATCAGCGCACATTGAATTAAAGGATCAGACTGAAACTTCTGAAGCAACTGTTACAGTCAGAAATGATCCCAGCCTTGCGAGCGGTGTTGCTCCAGATGTAGCAAAAGTTGGTTCTTTGCATGATAAAGAGGCCTCATTGGAGCAGCCCGCTGATAATATGATGGTCACAGCAAAGCCTGTTATAGCTACTTATATTTCAAGAAAAAGATCTGGAGGCTTACGATCTAGGAAACGTGGCACACAGAAAAAGGATCTATCAGTTGAAAGGTCTACAAGCTTGTCAAGGTTGGAATCCTCTAGATTCCAGAGTTTTACTATACCATCTAATAATGGTAACCAGAGTGCTGGGGATGCATCAACTGAAGTAGTCCTGAACAGGTCCTTACGAAGGAACAAACGAGTTAAAAAATCACCAGCCTCTGAATGTGATGATGTTGAGTCATCTGCTGTTATTTCAAATGGAAGCACTGAAGATAATGTCTCTGAAATTGCAACAGTTGACTCTGATTCTCCGAGTCTGAATGAAGGCAGCACTATAGACAGTGCTTGTAAACCTGAGCACTCTCAAACTGTCTTTGATTGTTTGGAGGAAGATGTTGAGTTGAGCAAAGGGTTTGATTTTCAAATAAAGGCTGTGATTATAAAGAAGAAACGGAAACCAAACAGAAAGCGAGTGATTAATGAAGCAGCTGAGCCACCTGCCAGATTGGAAACAGGGGCAGATTTGGATGCTGGCGTGCATAATAGCAGCCAAAATTTGCAGTTGGCTTGTGAAAACTTGAGCGAGAGGCATACTAAAGAAGATGGAGATGAGCACCTGCCACTAGTGAAACGAGCTAGAGTTAGAATGGGCAAATTATCTTCATTGGAAGATCACAGCAGCTTGTCTCTTGAAGAAGAAAAGACCTGTACTCAAGTTGCAGTCAGTTTGACCGAGGCACACAATGGCATATGTGAAATTGAAGAAAGAACCTCTAATGAAGTTCTGGTCACTATGTTGGAGGAGATCAGTCCACCTGCTAATTTCAATGATGATTGTTCTGCTCATAAAGACTCCTTACTAGAAAAGGGAGCTTTATATAATCTGTCACCTCAAAAGAGCTGTGCTCAAATTCCAGATAGCAGGCCTCAGCTTTCAATTGCTAAGGAGCATCAGACTTTTGGATGCTCAGCAGATGGTGAATCTGCTTTACCTCCATCCAAACGTCTTCATCGGGCTCTAGAGGCCATGTCTGCAAATGCTGCTGAACAAGGTCAGGCATGTACCAAGACATCAACCATGAAAACATTAATCAATGAAAGTTCCACATCTTTAGTGAGGAGCTCCTCTCTTGTGTTcaatgaaagaaaagaaagcaattgTTCAGGAGAGCTGAGTGTAGCCTCTCCTGGCTGTAGGGCCTCTGCATTCTGTTCCAGCTCTAACAGAGTCTTAGAGGAATCTATAAAACAACCAGTAGAAGCAAACCTTTGCAATCGACTGATTGAAAGTTCTGAGAGCCAAGAACATTATGAAGATGTCTTGCCAGAGTCCTTGGACCATGATCTTGGCAAAGATCTTGGTAGATCATGTTTTGGAGGTGACACTGTTTCTACTATTAGTCAACAGAGCACAAAAGATTTTACACCAAATTTAGACAGAAGATGTGGCAGTCTGCGATCCAATCAGGGTTCATTGGATCAGTTGTTAATCCTGAAGGATGAAGTCAAGTCTGAAAACATTGAGTTAAGAGATGTTGTGGCTCAGAATCTTAATAAAGATGTTGATGTTTTGGAGAATTCTTTGACGAGTCCAAGTATCATCTTGCAGGCTGATGAAGCTGCTAAAGGCATGTCTCAGAATAGTTCTGATGTGCTTTGGTACAGTGCTGAGGATATTGGCTGTGGCAATACTGAGTCATTGAGGTCTCTAATTCATGATAAGGACCAATTCAATGGCAT GGGCGAGGAGGCAAAAGGTGTCAAATTTGAGCAAAGACAAAAGCATACTAGTTATGCTTCTGTTTCTGATGATCATTTGGGTGAAAGGCATGTCTTGGTAGCCCAGTCAAGTCCAGTTCCAGCTGATGGAAATGGAACAGAATCTTCTGCACAGACATCTCCAACTACTACCTCAATATGCCATGTATCTACCTCAGAAAGTgctaattttattcaaaatagtCAATGTTCCAGCCCCAACCATTTACACCAGAAGACAACTGTGTGCACATCAATCgatgaaaaaattgaatcagTGATGGCACAGCGCCCAAAATCTGTTGGCAAATGGAGTAATTATGCAGAAGCACATGCTTCTCTATCATCGTTTGAAGGAATTATTCGATCATTAACGAGGACAAAGGAGAGCATTGGTCGAGCAACTCGCATAGCCATTGACTGTGCAAAATTTGGTGTTTCTGCTAAG GTGGTGGAAATTTTAGCTCGTGCCTTGGAAAGTGAGTCAAGTTTACACAGAAGGGTGGATTTGTTCTTCCTCGTGGATTCCATCACTCAGTGCTCTCGAGGTCTGAAAG GTGATGTTGGTGGTATATATCCTTCAGCTATACAAGCAGTATTACCGCGCCTACTTTCAGCTGCTGCTCCTCCTGGAAGTTTGGCACAGGAAAATAGAAGGCAGTGTATGAAG GTTTTGAGGCTCTGGCTGGAAAGAAGGATCCTTCCAGAATCTGTTATCTGCCATCATATGCGGGAACTTGATTCATTAGGTGGTTCATCTTCTGCTGGTGCCTATTCTCGCCGTTCAGCAAGAACAGAAAGGGCTTTAGATGATCCCGTTAGAGACATGGAGGGTATGCTTGTTGACGAATATGGAAG CAATTCGAGTTTTCAGCTCCCAGGATTTTGTATGCCTCGCATGCTTAAGGAGGAAGATGATGGAAGTGATTCTGATGGAGAGAGTTTTGAGGCTGTCACTCCTGAACATAATTCTGAAACCCCTGAAGAGCTGGAGATCATGCCAGCAGTAGAAAAGCACACACATATCTTGGAAGATGTTGATGGTGAGCTTGAAATGGAGGATGTGGCCCCCTCCTGTGAAGTTGAAGCAGGTTCAACAGGTGGCATTGCGGGAGTTAATTCTGTGCGGAATTTGCATGATCAATTAGAAGAGCATTTTCCATTGCCCTTTGCCCCTCCTCTGCCTCAGGATGTGCCACCAACATCACCACCGCTGCCAACATCACCGCCGccgccacctccaccacctcctGCCATTCCACCTTCATGTGGAAATCCTGATTCATACATTAATGGCATGGATTCAAAGCTTTCTGAAAATTCACAT GATATGCAAGATAACTTGAGAGAATGTGTGTGTCAGCAGCCAGCAGCACCAAGAATCAACCCATCAATGTCCAATGGAGTGAATTATCATGCTACTGAATGTAGGGATCAGTTGCAGATGCAGCAGTGCGAATCCATGAACTCTTTCAGCAGTTACCCTGTCCATCCAGTGCACTCAGATGGGCCAAATTTCCACCACAAGGCTTATCCTCCAAGGCCACCATATCCACCACCTTCAAATCATTTCTCCTATGTTCAGGCAGGCCAGCATGGGAAGTCTCGGAGACAGACCCCTCCTCCTTACCACCAAAGATTCCACTCATCACATAATGCTGATGGTGGAAACTTTTATAATACCCTTGAGAGAATGAGACCAGTCCCATATGAATTCAATGAGAGCTGGAGATACCCTGCACCCCCTTTTCCTG GTCCACGACATCTGGACAAAGGCAGGCCATCTTATCCACCTGATTCATATGGTGGCCCCCCTAGAGAGCCAAATAGCATACCTCATCAGGGATGGTCATTTCCTCCCCGGGGGATGCATCACAGGAGCTTCATGCCTTTTAGACCATCTGGAAGTGCAAGTCCAGTGTCCAGTAGAG CTTCAAGCGTTTGGCGGCCAAGATGA
- the LOC110611880 gene encoding protein HUA2-LIKE 2 isoform X2: MAPSRRKGAGKAAAASAAACRQWKVGDLVLAKVKGFPAWPATVSEPEKWGYPADWKKVLVYFFGTQQIAFCHPADVEAFTEEKKQSLLIKRQGKGADFVRAVQEIIDSYERSNKPDQVDDLNSGEVALANGGNSVESSAHIELKDQTETSEATVTVRNDPSLASGVAPDVAKVGSLHDKEASLEQPADNMMVTAKPVIATYISRKRSGGLRSRKRGTQKKDLSVERSTSLSRLESSRFQSFTIPSNNGNQSAGDASTEVVLNRSLRRNKRVKKSPASECDDVESSAVISNGSTEDNVSEIATVDSDSPSLNEGSTIDSACKPEHSQTVFDCLEEDVELSKGFDFQIKAVIIKKKRKPNRKRVINEAAEPPARLETGADLDAGVHNSSQNLQLACENLSERHTKEDGDEHLPLVKRARVRMGKLSSLEDHSSLSLEEEKTCTQVAVSLTEAHNGICEIEERTSNEVLVTMLEEISPPANFNDDCSAHKDSLLEKGALYNLSPQKSCAQIPDSRPQLSIAKEHQTFGCSADGESALPPSKRLHRALEAMSANAAEQGQACTKTSTMKTLINESSTSLVRSSSLVFNERKESNCSGELSVASPGCRASAFCSSSNRVLEESIKQPVEANLCNRLIESSESQEHYEDVLPESLDHDLGKDLGRSCFGGDTVSTISQQSTKDFTPNLDRRCGSLRSNQGSLDQLLILKDEVKSENIELRDVVAQNLNKDVDVLENSLTSPSIILQADEAAKGMSQNSSDVLWYSAEDIGCGNTESLRSLIHDKDQFNGMGEEAKGVKFEQRQKHTSYASVSDDHLGERHVLVAQSSPVPADGNGTESSAQTSPTTTSICHVSTSESANFIQNSQCSSPNHLHQKTTVCTSIDEKIESVMAQRPKSVGKWSNYAEAHASLSSFEGIIRSLTRTKESIGRATRIAIDCAKFGVSAKVVEILARALESESSLHRRVDLFFLVDSITQCSRGDVGGIYPSAIQAVLPRLLSAAAPPGSLAQENRRQCMKVLRLWLERRILPESVICHHMRELDSLGGSSSAGAYSRRSARTERALDDPVRDMEGMLVDEYGSNSSFQLPGFCMPRMLKEEDDGSDSDGESFEAVTPEHNSETPEELEIMPAVEKHTHILEDVDGELEMEDVAPSCEVEAGSTGGIAGVNSVRNLHDQLEEHFPLPFAPPLPQDVPPTSPPLPTSPPPPPPPPPAIPPSCGNPDSYINGMDSKLSENSHDMQDNLRECVCQQPAAPRINPSMSNGVNYHATECRDQLQMQQCESMNSFSSYPVHPVHSDGPNFHHKAYPPRPPYPPPSNHFSYVQAGQHGKSRRQTPPPYHQRFHSSHNADGGNFYNTLERMRPVPYEFNESWRYPAPPFPGPRHLDKGRPSYPPDSYGGPPREPNSIPHQGWSFPPRGMHHRSFMPFRPSGSASPVSSRASSVWRPR, from the exons AGCTTTCTGCCACCCTGCTGATGTAGAAGCATTTACTGAAGAGAAAAAACAGTCTCTTTTGATCAAACGTCAAGGAAAGGGTGCAGATTTTGTTCGGGCTGTGCAGGAGATCATAGACAGTTATGAAAGGTCAAACAAACCAGACCAAGTTGATGATCTCAATTCTGGTGAAGTTGCTCTGGCAAATGGCGGGAATTCAGTGGAGTCATCAGCGCACATTGAATTAAAGGATCAGACTGAAACTTCTGAAGCAACTGTTACAGTCAGAAATGATCCCAGCCTTGCGAGCGGTGTTGCTCCAGATGTAGCAAAAGTTGGTTCTTTGCATGATAAAGAGGCCTCATTGGAGCAGCCCGCTGATAATATGATGGTCACAGCAAAGCCTGTTATAGCTACTTATATTTCAAGAAAAAGATCTGGAGGCTTACGATCTAGGAAACGTGGCACACAGAAAAAGGATCTATCAGTTGAAAGGTCTACAAGCTTGTCAAGGTTGGAATCCTCTAGATTCCAGAGTTTTACTATACCATCTAATAATGGTAACCAGAGTGCTGGGGATGCATCAACTGAAGTAGTCCTGAACAGGTCCTTACGAAGGAACAAACGAGTTAAAAAATCACCAGCCTCTGAATGTGATGATGTTGAGTCATCTGCTGTTATTTCAAATGGAAGCACTGAAGATAATGTCTCTGAAATTGCAACAGTTGACTCTGATTCTCCGAGTCTGAATGAAGGCAGCACTATAGACAGTGCTTGTAAACCTGAGCACTCTCAAACTGTCTTTGATTGTTTGGAGGAAGATGTTGAGTTGAGCAAAGGGTTTGATTTTCAAATAAAGGCTGTGATTATAAAGAAGAAACGGAAACCAAACAGAAAGCGAGTGATTAATGAAGCAGCTGAGCCACCTGCCAGATTGGAAACAGGGGCAGATTTGGATGCTGGCGTGCATAATAGCAGCCAAAATTTGCAGTTGGCTTGTGAAAACTTGAGCGAGAGGCATACTAAAGAAGATGGAGATGAGCACCTGCCACTAGTGAAACGAGCTAGAGTTAGAATGGGCAAATTATCTTCATTGGAAGATCACAGCAGCTTGTCTCTTGAAGAAGAAAAGACCTGTACTCAAGTTGCAGTCAGTTTGACCGAGGCACACAATGGCATATGTGAAATTGAAGAAAGAACCTCTAATGAAGTTCTGGTCACTATGTTGGAGGAGATCAGTCCACCTGCTAATTTCAATGATGATTGTTCTGCTCATAAAGACTCCTTACTAGAAAAGGGAGCTTTATATAATCTGTCACCTCAAAAGAGCTGTGCTCAAATTCCAGATAGCAGGCCTCAGCTTTCAATTGCTAAGGAGCATCAGACTTTTGGATGCTCAGCAGATGGTGAATCTGCTTTACCTCCATCCAAACGTCTTCATCGGGCTCTAGAGGCCATGTCTGCAAATGCTGCTGAACAAGGTCAGGCATGTACCAAGACATCAACCATGAAAACATTAATCAATGAAAGTTCCACATCTTTAGTGAGGAGCTCCTCTCTTGTGTTcaatgaaagaaaagaaagcaattgTTCAGGAGAGCTGAGTGTAGCCTCTCCTGGCTGTAGGGCCTCTGCATTCTGTTCCAGCTCTAACAGAGTCTTAGAGGAATCTATAAAACAACCAGTAGAAGCAAACCTTTGCAATCGACTGATTGAAAGTTCTGAGAGCCAAGAACATTATGAAGATGTCTTGCCAGAGTCCTTGGACCATGATCTTGGCAAAGATCTTGGTAGATCATGTTTTGGAGGTGACACTGTTTCTACTATTAGTCAACAGAGCACAAAAGATTTTACACCAAATTTAGACAGAAGATGTGGCAGTCTGCGATCCAATCAGGGTTCATTGGATCAGTTGTTAATCCTGAAGGATGAAGTCAAGTCTGAAAACATTGAGTTAAGAGATGTTGTGGCTCAGAATCTTAATAAAGATGTTGATGTTTTGGAGAATTCTTTGACGAGTCCAAGTATCATCTTGCAGGCTGATGAAGCTGCTAAAGGCATGTCTCAGAATAGTTCTGATGTGCTTTGGTACAGTGCTGAGGATATTGGCTGTGGCAATACTGAGTCATTGAGGTCTCTAATTCATGATAAGGACCAATTCAATGGCAT GGGCGAGGAGGCAAAAGGTGTCAAATTTGAGCAAAGACAAAAGCATACTAGTTATGCTTCTGTTTCTGATGATCATTTGGGTGAAAGGCATGTCTTGGTAGCCCAGTCAAGTCCAGTTCCAGCTGATGGAAATGGAACAGAATCTTCTGCACAGACATCTCCAACTACTACCTCAATATGCCATGTATCTACCTCAGAAAGTgctaattttattcaaaatagtCAATGTTCCAGCCCCAACCATTTACACCAGAAGACAACTGTGTGCACATCAATCgatgaaaaaattgaatcagTGATGGCACAGCGCCCAAAATCTGTTGGCAAATGGAGTAATTATGCAGAAGCACATGCTTCTCTATCATCGTTTGAAGGAATTATTCGATCATTAACGAGGACAAAGGAGAGCATTGGTCGAGCAACTCGCATAGCCATTGACTGTGCAAAATTTGGTGTTTCTGCTAAG GTGGTGGAAATTTTAGCTCGTGCCTTGGAAAGTGAGTCAAGTTTACACAGAAGGGTGGATTTGTTCTTCCTCGTGGATTCCATCACTCAGTGCTCTCGAG GTGATGTTGGTGGTATATATCCTTCAGCTATACAAGCAGTATTACCGCGCCTACTTTCAGCTGCTGCTCCTCCTGGAAGTTTGGCACAGGAAAATAGAAGGCAGTGTATGAAG GTTTTGAGGCTCTGGCTGGAAAGAAGGATCCTTCCAGAATCTGTTATCTGCCATCATATGCGGGAACTTGATTCATTAGGTGGTTCATCTTCTGCTGGTGCCTATTCTCGCCGTTCAGCAAGAACAGAAAGGGCTTTAGATGATCCCGTTAGAGACATGGAGGGTATGCTTGTTGACGAATATGGAAG CAATTCGAGTTTTCAGCTCCCAGGATTTTGTATGCCTCGCATGCTTAAGGAGGAAGATGATGGAAGTGATTCTGATGGAGAGAGTTTTGAGGCTGTCACTCCTGAACATAATTCTGAAACCCCTGAAGAGCTGGAGATCATGCCAGCAGTAGAAAAGCACACACATATCTTGGAAGATGTTGATGGTGAGCTTGAAATGGAGGATGTGGCCCCCTCCTGTGAAGTTGAAGCAGGTTCAACAGGTGGCATTGCGGGAGTTAATTCTGTGCGGAATTTGCATGATCAATTAGAAGAGCATTTTCCATTGCCCTTTGCCCCTCCTCTGCCTCAGGATGTGCCACCAACATCACCACCGCTGCCAACATCACCGCCGccgccacctccaccacctcctGCCATTCCACCTTCATGTGGAAATCCTGATTCATACATTAATGGCATGGATTCAAAGCTTTCTGAAAATTCACAT GATATGCAAGATAACTTGAGAGAATGTGTGTGTCAGCAGCCAGCAGCACCAAGAATCAACCCATCAATGTCCAATGGAGTGAATTATCATGCTACTGAATGTAGGGATCAGTTGCAGATGCAGCAGTGCGAATCCATGAACTCTTTCAGCAGTTACCCTGTCCATCCAGTGCACTCAGATGGGCCAAATTTCCACCACAAGGCTTATCCTCCAAGGCCACCATATCCACCACCTTCAAATCATTTCTCCTATGTTCAGGCAGGCCAGCATGGGAAGTCTCGGAGACAGACCCCTCCTCCTTACCACCAAAGATTCCACTCATCACATAATGCTGATGGTGGAAACTTTTATAATACCCTTGAGAGAATGAGACCAGTCCCATATGAATTCAATGAGAGCTGGAGATACCCTGCACCCCCTTTTCCTG GTCCACGACATCTGGACAAAGGCAGGCCATCTTATCCACCTGATTCATATGGTGGCCCCCCTAGAGAGCCAAATAGCATACCTCATCAGGGATGGTCATTTCCTCCCCGGGGGATGCATCACAGGAGCTTCATGCCTTTTAGACCATCTGGAAGTGCAAGTCCAGTGTCCAGTAGAG CTTCAAGCGTTTGGCGGCCAAGATGA